One window of the Pseudomonas sihuiensis genome contains the following:
- a CDS encoding ABC transporter permease subunit, whose translation MNDLANESMNRSQNPLGIDFNTPALQRKRRLRALKDRMARWYVSIGGLAVLGAITLIFFYLAHVVLPMFQGAELESRKAQQPAWLAEAQAPLLLAVEEQNQVAMRLDTSGAVQFFELKSGEALQRLQLPLPQGVSVASVGQDQPGTRRVVLGLSNGQALIIQHSYKITYPDNVRAIAPQIEYPYGEAPIEVDPQGRPLEHIAVNLNSGTLMLAGSTGNELHLISLAREENLFTGEVSVSEERINLPQIGEPISQLILDPRQMWLYVFNGDSSADVFDLRKRGLNGRYELLKGGSNRVTSATSLLGGISIMIGDAKGGIQQWFMVRDQDGKSTFQSIRSFQLGDSAITQILPEERRKGFMALDADGRLGIFHSTAHRTLLKEQVAEGSAIAALSPRASRVLVESDGKLQRFVVDNPHPEISWSSLWGKVWYESYPEPDYVWQSTSANTDFEAKLSLSPLAFGTLKAAFYAMLLAAPLAVAAAIYTAYFMAPRMRTKVKPVIELMEALPTVILGFFAGLFLAPFLENHLPGIFSLLLLTPVGILLFGFLWTKLPESIRHRVPEGWEAALLIPVVVAVGWFSIAISGHLENWLFDGNMRLWLSNDLGIPFDQRNALVVGLAMGFAVIPNIYSIAEDAVFSVPKSLTFGSLALGATPWQTLTRVVILTASPGIFSALMIGMGRAVGETMIVLMATGNTPIMDMNIFEGMRTLAANVAVEMPESEVGGTHYRVLFLAAMVLLLFTFVMNTLAELIRQRLRTKYSSL comes from the coding sequence ATGAATGACTTGGCAAACGAATCCATGAACCGTTCGCAGAACCCTCTAGGGATCGACTTCAACACGCCCGCCCTGCAACGCAAGCGCCGTCTGCGCGCGTTGAAGGACCGCATGGCGCGTTGGTACGTCTCCATCGGTGGTCTGGCGGTGCTCGGTGCCATCACCCTTATCTTCTTCTACCTCGCCCATGTCGTGCTGCCCATGTTCCAGGGCGCCGAGCTCGAGTCGCGCAAGGCTCAGCAACCGGCCTGGCTGGCCGAGGCCCAGGCGCCATTGCTTCTCGCCGTGGAAGAGCAGAACCAGGTCGCCATGCGCCTGGATACTTCCGGCGCCGTGCAGTTCTTCGAGCTCAAGAGTGGCGAAGCCCTGCAGCGCCTGCAGTTGCCACTGCCGCAAGGCGTCAGCGTCGCCTCCGTCGGTCAGGATCAGCCGGGTACGCGCCGCGTGGTACTGGGCCTGTCCAACGGCCAAGCGCTGATCATTCAGCACAGTTACAAGATCACCTACCCGGATAACGTGCGTGCCATCGCGCCGCAGATCGAATACCCCTACGGTGAAGCACCGATCGAGGTCGATCCGCAGGGGCGTCCGCTCGAGCACATCGCCGTCAATCTCAACAGCGGCACGCTGATGCTGGCTGGCTCCACGGGCAACGAGCTGCACCTGATCAGCCTCGCTCGCGAAGAGAACCTGTTCACCGGCGAGGTGAGTGTCAGCGAGGAGCGCATCAACCTGCCGCAGATCGGCGAGCCGATCAGTCAGCTGATTCTCGACCCGCGGCAGATGTGGCTGTACGTGTTCAACGGCGATTCCAGTGCCGACGTTTTCGATCTGCGCAAGCGCGGCCTCAATGGCCGCTACGAACTGCTCAAGGGCGGTTCCAATCGCGTGACCAGCGCCACCAGTCTGCTCGGTGGCATCTCGATCATGATCGGCGACGCCAAGGGTGGCATCCAGCAGTGGTTCATGGTGCGCGACCAGGATGGCAAGTCCACCTTCCAGTCGATCCGCAGCTTCCAGCTCGGCGACAGCGCAATCACCCAGATCCTTCCCGAAGAGCGCCGCAAAGGCTTCATGGCCCTGGATGCCGACGGGCGCCTGGGCATCTTCCACAGCACCGCGCACCGCACCCTGCTCAAGGAGCAGGTCGCCGAAGGCAGCGCCATCGCCGCCCTGTCGCCGCGTGCCAGTCGTGTGCTGGTCGAGTCGGACGGCAAGCTGCAGCGCTTCGTGGTGGATAACCCGCACCCGGAAATTTCCTGGAGCTCGCTGTGGGGCAAGGTCTGGTACGAAAGCTACCCGGAGCCTGACTACGTCTGGCAGTCCACTTCCGCCAACACCGACTTCGAAGCCAAGCTGAGCCTGTCGCCGCTGGCCTTCGGTACCCTCAAGGCGGCGTTCTACGCCATGCTGCTGGCTGCGCCGCTGGCCGTGGCTGCAGCGATCTACACCGCCTACTTCATGGCGCCGCGCATGCGCACCAAGGTCAAGCCGGTGATCGAGCTGATGGAAGCGTTGCCGACGGTGATTCTCGGTTTCTTCGCCGGCCTGTTCCTCGCGCCGTTTCTGGAGAACCACTTACCCGGCATCTTCAGCCTCTTGTTGCTGACACCGGTGGGCATCCTGCTGTTCGGTTTCCTCTGGACCAAGCTGCCTGAGTCCATCCGCCACCGTGTTCCCGAAGGCTGGGAAGCGGCACTGCTGATTCCGGTGGTGGTCGCTGTGGGCTGGTTCTCCATCGCGATCAGTGGGCATCTGGAAAACTGGCTGTTCGACGGCAACATGCGCCTGTGGCTGTCCAACGACCTGGGCATCCCCTTCGACCAGCGCAACGCTCTGGTGGTCGGCCTGGCGATGGGCTTCGCGGTGATCCCGAACATCTACTCGATTGCCGAAGACGCCGTGTTCAGCGTGCCCAAGAGCCTGACCTTCGGTTCCCTGGCGCTCGGTGCCACGCCCTGGCAGACCCTGACCCGCGTGGTGATTCTCACGGCCAGCCCGGGCATTTTCTCGGCGCTGATGATCGGCATGGGCCGCGCGGTGGGCGAGACCATGATCGTGCTGATGGCTACCGGTAACACGCCGATCATGGACATGAATATCTTCGAAGGCATGCGCACCCTGGCGGCCAACGTCGCCGTGGAAATGCCCGAGTCGGAAGTTGGCGGCACCCACTACCGTGTGCTGTTCCTGGCGGCGATGGTGTTGCTCCTGTTCACCTTCGTGATGAACACCCTGGCCGAGCTGATTCGTCAGCGCCTACGCACCAAGTATTCGTCGCTCTAA
- a CDS encoding ferritin-like domain-containing protein yields MSSKTAQLNELIEITRDGKRFYEHAHEEVKDIRLQALFRDMVRAKTEVIDALSVKVAANQSEPASGGTMLGKLRQFYADTRATLAKDEDATYVAQLEEAEDRILHAFEDALESADNDVRVLLAVEMPKVRACHDRMRALKQNMQ; encoded by the coding sequence ATGAGCAGCAAGACCGCACAACTCAACGAACTGATCGAAATCACCCGTGACGGCAAGCGCTTCTACGAGCATGCCCACGAAGAGGTCAAGGACATCCGCCTGCAGGCGCTGTTCCGCGACATGGTGCGCGCCAAGACCGAAGTGATCGACGCCTTGAGCGTCAAGGTCGCGGCCAACCAGAGTGAGCCGGCGTCTGGCGGCACCATGCTGGGCAAACTGCGCCAGTTCTACGCCGACACCCGCGCGACCCTGGCCAAGGATGAGGACGCCACCTACGTCGCGCAGCTGGAGGAAGCGGAAGACCGCATTTTGCATGCCTTCGAAGATGCGCTGGAAAGTGCGGACAATGATGTTCGCGTGCTGCTGGCCGTGGAGATGCCCAAGGTGCGGGCTTGCCACGACCGCATGCGGGCGCTGAAGCAGAACATGCAGTAA
- the phoU gene encoding phosphate signaling complex protein PhoU, whose amino-acid sequence MINKDNLTQHISQQFNAELEEVRSHLLAMGGLVEKQVNDAVTALIEADSGLAQQVREIDDQINQMERNIDEECIRILARRQPAASDLRLIISISKSVIDLERIGDESTKIAKRAILLSEEGEAPKGYVEIRHIADQVRKMVQDALDAFARFDADLALAVAQHDKTVDREYKTALRELVTYMMEDPRSISRVLNVIWALRSLERIGDHARNIAELVIYLVRGTDVRHIGLTRMREEVEGKSRD is encoded by the coding sequence ATGATCAACAAAGACAACCTTACCCAGCACATCTCCCAGCAATTCAACGCCGAGCTGGAAGAAGTGCGCAGCCACCTGCTGGCCATGGGCGGCCTGGTGGAAAAGCAGGTCAACGATGCCGTCACCGCGCTGATCGAGGCCGACTCCGGCCTGGCCCAGCAGGTGCGCGAGATCGACGACCAGATCAACCAGATGGAGCGCAACATCGATGAGGAGTGCATCCGCATCCTCGCCCGCCGCCAGCCGGCGGCCTCCGACCTGCGCTTGATCATCAGCATCTCCAAGTCGGTGATCGACCTGGAACGCATCGGCGACGAATCGACCAAGATCGCCAAGCGCGCCATCCTCCTCAGCGAGGAAGGCGAGGCGCCCAAGGGTTACGTCGAGATCCGCCACATCGCCGACCAGGTGCGCAAGATGGTGCAGGACGCTCTCGACGCTTTCGCCCGTTTCGACGCCGACCTGGCCCTGGCCGTGGCCCAGCACGACAAGACCGTCGACCGCGAGTACAAGACCGCGCTGCGTGAACTGGTCACCTACATGATGGAAGATCCGCGTTCGATCTCCCGCGTGCTCAATGTGATCTGGGCGCTGCGCTCGCTGGAACGCATTGGCGATCATGCGCGCAACATCGCCGAACTGGTGATCTACCTGGTGCGTGGCACCGATGTGCGCCACATCGGCCTGACTCGTATGCGTGAAGAGGTCGAGGGCAAGTCCAGGGACTGA
- a CDS encoding BON domain-containing protein has product MPPFKPLLLAAGTALMLGLTPVASHAAEGQLSAQLDAARQEGSIWTAFALNRHLNPFKLDIDVEDGAATLNGKVENDVQKELAEQVALSIDGIDSVDNRIEVSSDAVEGDAPSMAQRLEDASLAATVKSKLLWNSNTRGLDIQVKSETGNITLSGHAQTPAAKELAGQLAANTDGVREVFNHLSISTADSSSSAVQTTLDEARENISDSWITSKVKASFLYSRNLDAMNITVSTDDGLVSLRGSVLSSAEKRLAVETARNIRGVRGVDADALRISS; this is encoded by the coding sequence ATGCCCCCGTTCAAGCCTTTGTTACTGGCCGCCGGCACCGCGCTGATGCTCGGCCTGACGCCTGTGGCCAGCCACGCTGCCGAAGGTCAGCTATCAGCACAGCTGGATGCGGCCCGCCAGGAAGGTTCGATCTGGACAGCCTTCGCGCTCAACCGGCATCTCAACCCTTTCAAGCTCGATATCGACGTTGAGGATGGCGCGGCCACCCTCAACGGCAAGGTCGAGAACGATGTTCAGAAAGAGCTGGCCGAGCAGGTGGCGCTGAGCATAGATGGCATCGATTCGGTGGACAATCGCATCGAGGTCAGCAGTGACGCGGTCGAGGGCGATGCGCCGAGCATGGCGCAGCGCCTTGAGGACGCCAGCCTCGCCGCCACGGTGAAGTCCAAGTTGCTGTGGAACAGCAACACCCGCGGCCTGGACATCCAGGTCAAGAGCGAAACCGGCAACATCACCCTCAGTGGTCATGCGCAGACGCCGGCGGCCAAGGAGTTGGCAGGCCAGCTGGCAGCCAATACCGATGGCGTGCGCGAAGTGTTCAACCACCTCAGCATCAGCACTGCCGACAGCAGTAGCAGCGCAGTGCAAACCACACTCGACGAAGCGCGCGAGAACATCAGTGACAGCTGGATCACCAGCAAGGTCAAGGCCAGTTTCCTCTACAGCCGCAATCTGGACGCCATGAACATTACGGTGAGCACCGACGACGGCCTGGTCAGTCTGCGCGGCAGTGTGCTGAGCAGTGCCGAGAAGCGATTGGCAGTCGAGACCGCCCGCAACATTCGCGGTGTGCGTGGCGTCGATGCCGACGCCCTGCGCATCAGCAGTTGA
- the pstA gene encoding phosphate ABC transporter permease PstA: MSVKQNNLKSWYKSGAPGVWMSGGAVAIAIIMTLGLLAVIASRGLGHFWPADILEADYQVPGQEARVMLGEVVQVEEVPRARLAAAGLPVAEGGEFMTRELLKVGNRELFGADFTWVVGEWLSNPRKPAGITVLERREWGNFYGNLVNVKESGQVVAEGDAAWAALQERLDRVDDLHAQLVRLEKKDIGRINHGLERIRLEGRKLQLQDKLDAAAQADMDARRDALNAEYKVLEERMVALTQQINRDSVTLTASDGRQTEIELGKIVRAFRPNAMSTVDKLGFYAMKLWEFVSDEPREANTEGGIFPAIFGTVLMVMLMAVIVTPFGVIAAVYLREYAHQGALTRVIRIAVNNLAGVPSIVYGVFGLGFFVYVLGGSIDQLFFPESAPAPTFGTPGLMWASLTLAILTLPVVIVATEEGLARIPRAVREGSLALGATKAETLWKVVIPMASPAMMTGLILAVARAAGEVAPLMLVGVVKLAPTLPLNGNYPYLHLDQKIMHLGFHIYDVGFQSPNVEAARPLVYATALLLVIVIALLNLTAVYIRNHLREKYKALDH; the protein is encoded by the coding sequence ATGTCCGTGAAACAGAACAACCTGAAATCCTGGTACAAGAGCGGCGCCCCAGGCGTGTGGATGAGCGGAGGCGCCGTTGCCATCGCCATCATCATGACCCTCGGTCTGCTGGCAGTGATTGCCTCTCGCGGCCTCGGCCACTTCTGGCCGGCAGATATTCTCGAAGCTGACTACCAGGTGCCTGGCCAGGAAGCCCGGGTGATGCTGGGTGAGGTGGTGCAGGTCGAGGAAGTGCCACGTGCACGTCTCGCCGCAGCCGGCCTGCCGGTGGCCGAAGGTGGCGAATTCATGACCCGCGAATTGCTCAAGGTGGGTAACCGCGAGCTGTTCGGTGCCGACTTCACCTGGGTGGTTGGCGAGTGGCTGAGCAACCCGCGCAAGCCGGCCGGCATCACCGTGTTGGAGCGCCGCGAGTGGGGCAACTTCTACGGCAACCTGGTCAACGTCAAGGAAAGTGGCCAGGTGGTCGCTGAGGGCGATGCGGCCTGGGCTGCATTGCAGGAGCGCCTGGATCGCGTCGACGACCTGCACGCACAGCTGGTGCGTCTGGAGAAGAAGGACATCGGCCGTATCAACCATGGCCTGGAGCGCATTCGTCTGGAAGGCCGCAAGCTGCAGTTGCAGGACAAGCTGGACGCCGCTGCCCAGGCTGACATGGATGCCCGTCGCGATGCACTGAATGCCGAGTACAAGGTACTCGAAGAACGCATGGTGGCGCTGACCCAGCAGATCAATCGCGACAGCGTGACCCTGACCGCCAGCGATGGCCGGCAGACCGAAATCGAGCTGGGCAAGATCGTCCGCGCCTTCCGCCCGAATGCCATGAGCACCGTCGACAAGCTCGGCTTCTACGCCATGAAGCTGTGGGAGTTCGTCAGCGACGAGCCGCGTGAGGCCAACACCGAAGGCGGGATCTTCCCGGCCATCTTCGGCACCGTGCTGATGGTCATGCTGATGGCGGTGATCGTCACCCCGTTCGGCGTGATTGCGGCGGTCTACCTGCGTGAATACGCGCACCAGGGCGCTCTGACCCGGGTCATCCGCATTGCGGTGAACAACCTCGCCGGCGTACCGTCGATCGTCTATGGCGTGTTCGGCCTGGGCTTCTTCGTCTACGTGCTGGGTGGCTCGATCGACCAGCTGTTCTTCCCCGAGTCCGCCCCGGCACCGACCTTCGGCACCCCGGGCCTGATGTGGGCCTCGCTGACCCTGGCGATCCTCACCCTGCCGGTGGTCATCGTTGCCACCGAGGAAGGCCTGGCGCGTATTCCGCGTGCGGTGCGTGAAGGCTCGCTGGCGCTTGGCGCGACCAAGGCCGAGACGCTGTGGAAGGTGGTCATCCCGATGGCCAGCCCGGCGATGATGACCGGCCTGATTCTCGCCGTGGCACGAGCCGCCGGTGAGGTGGCGCCGCTGATGCTGGTGGGTGTGGTGAAGCTGGCGCCGACCCTGCCGCTCAACGGTAACTACCCTTACCTGCACCTGGATCAGAAGATCATGCACCTGGGCTTCCACATCTACGACGTCGGCTTCCAGAGCCCCAACGTCGAGGCCGCGCGTCCGCTGGTTTACGCCACTGCGCTGCTGCTGGTGATCGTTATCGCCCTGCTCAACCTGACTGCGGTCTATATCCGTAACCACCTGCGCGAGAAGTACAAGGCGCTGGATCACTAA
- a CDS encoding PstS family phosphate ABC transporter substrate-binding protein has protein sequence MKLKRLMAALTFAAAGVSAVSAVAAVDPALPTYEKTSGVSGNLSSVGSDSLANLMTLWAEEFKKNYPNVNIQIQAAGSSTAPPALTEGTANMGPMSRPMKDSEIQAFEEKYGYKPTAVPVAIDALAVFVHKDNPIKSLSIEQVDAIFSSTRLCGGDKDIKTWGDLGLTGEWAGKPLQLFGRNSVSGTYGYFKEEALCKGDFKSNVNEQPGSASVVQSISSTLNAIGYSGIGYKTSSVRAVPLSKKGGEAFEASEENALAGKFPLARFFYVYVNKAPNQPLSPLDAEFIKLVLSKQGQEVVMKDGYIPLPSKVADKAMKDLGL, from the coding sequence ATGAAACTGAAGCGTTTGATGGCGGCCCTGACTTTCGCCGCCGCTGGCGTAAGCGCCGTATCTGCTGTAGCCGCCGTCGACCCGGCTCTGCCGACCTATGAAAAGACTTCCGGTGTGTCGGGCAACCTGTCCAGCGTCGGTTCCGACTCGCTGGCCAACCTGATGACCCTGTGGGCAGAAGAGTTCAAGAAGAACTACCCCAACGTCAACATCCAGATCCAGGCCGCTGGTTCCTCCACTGCGCCACCCGCGCTGACCGAAGGCACCGCCAACATGGGCCCGATGAGCCGTCCGATGAAGGACAGCGAAATCCAGGCCTTCGAAGAGAAGTACGGCTACAAGCCGACCGCCGTTCCGGTTGCCATCGACGCCCTGGCCGTGTTCGTACACAAGGACAACCCGATCAAGTCGCTGTCGATCGAGCAGGTCGATGCGATCTTCTCCAGCACCCGCCTGTGCGGTGGCGACAAGGACATCAAGACCTGGGGTGACCTCGGTCTGACTGGCGAGTGGGCAGGCAAGCCGCTGCAGCTGTTCGGTCGTAACTCGGTATCCGGCACCTACGGCTACTTCAAGGAAGAAGCCCTGTGCAAAGGCGACTTCAAGTCCAACGTCAACGAGCAGCCGGGTTCGGCTTCGGTTGTCCAGTCGATCTCCAGCACCCTGAACGCCATCGGTTACTCGGGCATCGGCTACAAGACCTCCAGCGTCCGCGCCGTGCCGCTGTCGAAGAAGGGCGGTGAAGCCTTCGAGGCGTCGGAAGAGAACGCTCTGGCTGGCAAGTTCCCGCTGGCTCGCTTCTTCTACGTCTACGTCAACAAGGCGCCGAACCAGCCGCTGAGCCCGCTGGATGCCGAGTTCATCAAGCTGGTGCTGTCCAAGCAGGGCCAGGAAGTCGTGATGAAGGATGGTTACATCCCGCTGCCGTCCAAGGTCGCCGATAAAGCGATGAAGGACCTGGGTCTGTAA
- the pstB gene encoding phosphate ABC transporter ATP-binding protein PstB, which translates to MQHETHTHGIDLAALGRDKQSLNLANETTAIEVPGLNLYYGQKQALFDVKMDIPKQRVTAFIGPSGCGKSTLLRTFNRMNDLVDGCRVEGEINIDGRNIYRKGEDVAELRRRVGMVFQKPNPFPKSIYENVVYGLRIQGINSKRVLDEAVEWALKSAALWDEVKDRLHDSALGLSGGQQQRLVIARTVAVQPEVLLLDEPCSALDPISTLKVEELIYELKSKYTIVIVTHNMQQAARVSDYTAFMYMGKLIEFGDTDTLFTNPAKKQTEDYITGRYG; encoded by the coding sequence ATGCAACACGAAACCCATACCCACGGTATCGATCTGGCCGCCCTCGGCCGCGACAAGCAGAGCCTCAACCTGGCCAACGAGACCACGGCCATCGAAGTGCCGGGTCTGAACCTGTACTACGGCCAGAAGCAGGCGCTGTTCGACGTCAAGATGGATATCCCCAAGCAGCGCGTGACCGCCTTCATCGGCCCGTCCGGCTGCGGCAAGTCGACCCTGCTGCGCACCTTCAACCGCATGAACGACCTGGTCGATGGTTGCCGCGTGGAAGGCGAGATCAACATCGACGGGCGCAATATCTACCGCAAGGGCGAGGACGTCGCCGAGCTGCGTCGCCGCGTCGGCATGGTGTTCCAGAAGCCCAACCCGTTCCCCAAGAGCATCTACGAGAACGTGGTGTATGGCCTGCGTATCCAGGGCATCAACAGCAAGCGCGTACTCGACGAGGCGGTGGAGTGGGCACTGAAGAGCGCCGCGTTGTGGGACGAGGTCAAGGACCGCCTGCACGACTCGGCCCTCGGCCTGTCTGGCGGTCAGCAACAGCGCCTGGTCATCGCCCGTACCGTGGCCGTGCAGCCGGAAGTGCTGCTGCTCGACGAGCCTTGCTCGGCCCTCGACCCGATCTCCACGCTGAAGGTCGAAGAGCTGATCTACGAGCTCAAGAGCAAGTACACCATCGTCATCGTCACCCACAACATGCAGCAGGCGGCGCGCGTTTCCGACTACACCGCGTTCATGTACATGGGCAAGCTGATCGAGTTCGGCGACACCGACACGCTGTTCACCAACCCGGCCAAGAAGCAGACAGAAGACTACATCACCGGTCGTTACGGCTAA